In the Glycine max cultivar Williams 82 chromosome 19, Glycine_max_v4.0, whole genome shotgun sequence genome, ATATATTCTGCTTCACATGTTGACAAAGCAACTACACTCTACTACTTGGAACACCAAGAGATTGGTGTTGttctaaatttgaaaacatACCCAGCATTGTTTTTCCTATCATCCTTATCACCACACCAATCTGAATCACTATAATCAAACAGTTCTCCTTCTATATTTTTCTGACTGTAAGGATATAAAATGTCAAGATCCAATGTTCCTTTCACATACCTCAAAATCCTCTTTGCTACTAGGAAGTGAGGTGTCTTTGGTTTCTCCATAAATCTGCCTGCTTATCAACCCAACACAATAGGCAATATCAGATCTGGTGTTACATAGGTACCTCAATGAGCCTACAATTTGTTTCTACAAGGTAGGATCAACTTCTTTCTCATCTCCATCTATTTGCAGCTTAATTCCAGTTTCAGTTGGTGTGATAACAGAATTGCACTCCATCATATTGAACCTTTTTGGAATGTCTTCTACATACTTCTTTTGATACATGAAAATCCCTTTACTGGTAGAAACAATTCAATACCCAGGAAGTATGATAGTTCACCAAGATCAGACATCTCAAATTCTTCTTCCATAGCTGCTCTCCAATGTGAACTTTGTGAGGTTTCATCATGACTCATTAGTTCTGATTCAACAAGGAGAGCAAAGTGCACAAAATCCCCTTCTGTAGTGATTGTTGTATCAAGATACAATTCATACTCTCTGAGTGTTTGTGGTACTTGTCTCTCTCTTTGTGACCTTCTGAGTTGTTCTCCACATGATGGTACATCCTCTTCACTTTGTTTGTCTTCAAGGTTTACAATCACCTTTCTTTCACCATTGTCAACAACATTTATTTCCCAATTTCAGCCTTTTGTTTCATCTATCAAGACATCTCTGCTAATCACAACCTTCCTCATTCTAGGATCATACAACTTGTAGGCACCAATTAGATGATATCCAATGAGTATCATTGGTTCAGCCTTGTCATCAAGTTTTTTTCTGATATGCTCAGGCACATGCTTAAAACACAGTGAACCAAATATTCTAAAATGACTCACACTAAGCTTCTTTTCTAACCATGCTTCTTCAGGTGTGTATCCCTGCAATCTCTTAGTGGGACATCTGTTTAGAATATACACAACAATAGAATTTGCCTTTCCCCGGAAGTAATGAGGCATTCCCTTCCCTTTCATCATGCTCATGGTCATGTTCAGAATGGTTCTGTTTCTTCTCTCAGCAACACCATTATGTTGAGGTGTATAGGGAGATGTCACTTCATGAATTATTCTCCCTTCATCATAAAATACTTGAAATTCATATGAGTTATACTCACCACCTCCATCTGTTCTAAGTACTTTGATTACCTTATCACTCTGCTTTTCACTCAATAGCTTAAACTTCTTAAAGATGTTAAACACTTCAATTTTTTGCTTAACGAGATATATCCACATTTTTATAGTAAATTCATCAATGAATGACACAAAGTAACTATTACCTCCTAGGGATTTCACTTCAAAAGGACCACACATATCAAAATATATCACTTCAAGCTTTTTTTTGGATCTGATTGGAATTTCTGACTTGAAAGAATTCCTTGGTTGCTTTGACACACAACACTCAAGACACAACTGTTTTGGTATCTCAATTTGAGGGAGACCATGAaccatttttttacttttcaattcACTTAAAATCTTGAAATTTAGATGACCAAACATGTGATGCCACATCCAACTTTCATTACTTATAGAAGCAGCCAAGCATTGAAATTCTGCAATCTGAATTCCAATCTTGAATGTTTTGTTTCTTGACAAAGGGGCCTTTAGAATCAACCTCCTATTGCTATCAAACATCTTCATTTGATTATCCCTCATCTGCATTGAATAACTCTTTTCTAGCAACTATCCCAAACTCAACAAATTATTCTTCATATTGGGAACACATAGCACATCATTGATAAATGAGTATTGTCCATCCTTCCTCTGAATCATCACATTTCCAATGCCTTTTGCAGTTATAGAGATATTATCTGCAAACTTGATCTTGCTCTTCACCTTATCATCAATGTTTACAAACCACTCTCTATGTCCAGTCATGTGATTGGAACAACCTGTGTCAAGATATCACAGATTAACATTATCTTCTTCTGAGTTTGTTGTTGCCATTAGTAACACTTTATCAGAGTTAGAATCCTCATCTTTTGTCAATTGAGTCTCATCTACATTTCTTGGAACCCTTTTATTTCTACATTCATCTGTAAAATGTCCTCATTTCTGACAATTATAACACTCGATCcctttcttgttgaatttcttcttGCCCACTTTGTGATTCTCTCCACTTTTCTTGTTAGTTCTTCTTTCTGATTATGATTTCCAGAATTGATGGAGCCCTCACCTGACCCCTTTTACTTATTGTTCTTCCActttccctttcccttcttATTCTTGCTACCATCATAGTTGTTCCCTTTGGTTGTTTGGGCTTGCATAGCTTGCTCAGCTGATCTTTGTGAGTTTCTTTCATTGAGCCTCATCTCTTGAGCTTCAAGTATTCCTTACAgttctttcatcttcatttcttcAAGATTCTGGCCTTCCTCAATTACCACCACTATATGATCGAATCTTGGTGTCAAGGTTCTTAATACCTTGTCAATGATCTCCAAGTCTGATTGCTTGTCACTATAAGcattcatttgatttgtaattgcCAAAATTCGAGAAAAGAACTCACCAATGCTTTCTTGATCACTCATTTGTAGAAGTTCATACTGTCTTCTCAAGGTTTGCAACTTCACCTTCTTGTTATCCCCTGCATAGGATTTCTCTAGAGTATCCCATGCCTTCTTCGCAGTATTAGTAGatctaattttttgaaaattatctgCATGTGCACATTGATGAATAATGAACAATGTCTTTGCATCTCTTTTCATCAAATCACGGTGAGCCACCTTCTGTGCATCAGTTGGGTTCTTGTTAGGTTCTTGAACCCCTTCTTGCACCACTTCTGTCACATCTTGAAATCGAAAGATTACCTTCATCTGAGCACACCAATCATCATAGTTCTTGCTTATGAGAACAGACATAGATGCTGGAAAATTTCTATTCGAGGAACCCATCTCAATTTCGGTATCCAAGGATCTTGAACCTCAGCTCTGAATACCAGTTTGTTGGAACAATAAAGTTCTCACACACACTCATACTATGCACTTACTCACTCTATGTTAGAGAATaagagaagatgatgaaggaattaattgagagaaaataaaaggaacTTAGAATTCTGAATTAAACTTCTGCACTCTCATTGCTTTTCACTGATgatcactattatttttatacacatGTAGCTATAACAAATTTCATAGCTATCAAACTAACTTCAAAATGAATCACTAACTAacttctaactaactaactgaatTACAACATACATCAACATGACCTGCCACTAACCTCTGTCACTGCTCTCCGACCAACACCTACATTTGGCCTCTAAGCCCTTTGGCTAGAGAACCGTCGACTTTGTCGATATACTTCATGTCGATGACGTCATCCATGGTATCGAGCGCCTCATCATCCCCCGATTTGTTCAAGAGGATTTCAACCACCATCGCAACCTTGCCCCCATCGCGGAGGTATGTGCTTCCTTCTTCCCTTTTTCCCTTGGTTGACTTCTGATTTCAGTTGGTGATGttcgaaaaaaaattatttgaagaaaCAATTTCTTATATTAAACACCCAAATTTTTGGTGAAGAAACTCTCATGCCACATAGATACTTTCTAATGGGAAGATTCTTCTAAGAAACAATTTCTTACACTTAGAAAACTACAAAGCACCTCTGGTTGGAGATGCTCTTATAACAAACTGTTGATACTAGTGAGTCTAAGGCTCAACTCAC is a window encoding:
- the LOC102670078 gene encoding uncharacterized protein; this translates as MGSSNRNFPASMSVLISKNYDDWCAQMKVIFRFQDVTEVVQEGVQEPNKNPTDAQKVAHRDLMKRDAKTLFIIHQCAHADNFQKIRSTNTAKKAWDTLEKSYAGDNKKVKLQTLRRQYELLQMSDQESIGEFFSRILAITNQMNAYSDKQSDLEIIDKVLRTLTPRFDHIVVVIEEGQNLEEMKMKEL